One window from the genome of Cryptomeria japonica chromosome 6, Sugi_1.0, whole genome shotgun sequence encodes:
- the LOC131052751 gene encoding cationic peroxidase SPC4-like, with protein MTPLKTCKSVFSIVICLISITVITCHRMPEPVSGLAYGFYRSSCPRAEEIIREEMGYFLKNNITSVGGFLRIPYHDCFVQGCDASVLINAKDGELKSPPNLSLRPEVLQEIEKIKEKVEAACPNTVSCADIVVLAGRDSVHLSKGPYFEVPTGRRDSLNYILSEDISSAQLPGPNSTVKQLIKRFKADKLSAVDLVALSGAHSVGTSHCSAFIDSLFPLSNRLESSFAQKLLQICPNKESNSLTVMDRATPFVFDNKYFINLVEGRVLFDSDTALLKNSKTSSAVKSFADDQQEFFNQFAKSYIKMSMINVKTGSEGNIRKVCSLLNSESTNNKNLTGSMNMMYAATDTIRTTS; from the exons ATGACGCCATTAAAGACCTGCAAATCAGTGTTCTCCATTGTTATATGTCTCATATCCATTACTGTCATCACATGCCACCGGATGCCTGAACCAGTTTCAGGCCTTGCATATGGATTTTATAGAAGTTCTTGTCCCAGAGCAGAAGAGATCATTAGAGAAGAAATGGGTTATTTCTTGAAGAACAATATTACCTCAGTGGGAGGATTTCTTCGCATTCCATACCATGATTGTTTTGTTCAG GGGTGTGATGCATCTGTTCTTATAAATGCAAAAGACGGAGAGCTGAAGAGTCCTCCAAATCTAAGTCTCCGTCCAGAGGTGTTGCaggaaatagaaaagattaaaGAGAAAGTGGAAGCAGCATGTCCAAATACAGTTTCATGTGCAGATATTGTTGTTCTTGCAGGGCGAGACTCTGTTCACTTA AGCAAGGGGCCATATTTTGAAGTCCCAACAGGCCGTCGAGATAGTTTAAACTACATTCTCAGTGAGGACATTTCTAGTGCGCAGCTGCCCGGACCCAATTCCACTGTCAAGCAGCTCATCAAACGTTTCAAAGCCGATAAGCTTTCTGCAGTAGATTTGGTCGCTTTGTCAG GAGCTCACAGTGTGGGAACATCCCACTGCAGTGCCTTCATTGATTCTCTGTTCCCTCTATCGAATAGACTCGAATCTTCCTTTGCTCAGAAATTGTTACAGATTTGTCCAAATAAGGAGAGCAACAGCTTAACAGTCATGGACAGGGCAACCCCCTTTgtgtttgacaacaaatacttcaTCAATCTGGTGGAAGGGCGAGTATTGTTTGATTCAGACACTGCTCTTCTCAAAAACTCAAAGACTTCCAGCGCAGTTAAGAGTTTTGCAGACGATCAACAAGAATTTTTCAACCAATTTGCAAAGTCATACATCAAGATGTCGATGATAAATGTGAAAACTGGGTCTGAAGGTAACATCAGGAAAGTGTGCTCCCTTCTCAATTCAGAGTCAACAAATAACAAGAATTTGACTGGTTCTATGAACATGATGTATGCAGCAACAGATACCATACGTACCACGTCATGA
- the LOC131052857 gene encoding cationic peroxidase SPC4 gives MTPLKTCKSLLTIVICLISITFITCQQIPEPVSGLAYGFYKSSCPRAEEIVREELGYFLNNNITSVGGFLRIPYHDCFVQGCDASILINATDGELSSLPNQSLRPEVLQEIEKIKEKVEAACPNTVSCADIVVLAGRDSVHLSKGPYFEVPTGRRDSLNYVLGSDITSAQLPPPNSTVTQLITRFVLNGLSGVDLVALSGAHSVGTAHCSAFVNSLFPISNRLASSFAQELLQICPNQQSNSLTVMDKATPFVFDNKYFINLVEGQVLFDSDTALLQNSQTSSAVKSFADDQQEFFNQFAESYIKMSMMNVKTGSTGDIRKVCSLLNSESTNHKNLTGSVNMMYAATDTIRTAS, from the exons ATGACACCATTAAAGACCTGCAAATCATTGCTCACCATTGTTATATGTCTCATATCCATAACTTTCATCACATGCCAGCAGATCCCTGAACCAGTTTCAGGCCTTGCATATGGGTTTTATAAAAGCTCTTGTCCCAGAGCAGAAGAGATCGTTAGAGAAGAACTGGGCTATTTCCTGAACAACAATATTACCTCAGTGGGAGGATTTCTTCGCATTCCATACCATGATTGTTTTGTTCAG GGATGTGATGCATCTATTCTTATAAATGCAACAGACGGAGAGCTGAGCAGTCTTCCAAATCAAAGTCTCCGTCCAGAGGTGTTGCaggaaatagaaaagatcaaaGAGAAAGTAGAAGCAGCATGTCCAAATACAGTTTCATGTGCAGATATTGTTGTTCTTGCAGGGCGAGACTCTGTTCACTTA AGCAAGGGGCCATATTTCGAAGTCCCAACAGGGCGTCGAGATAGTTTAAACTACGTTCTGGGTAGTGACATTACTAGTGCGCAGCTTCCCCCACCCAACTCCACTGTCACTCAGCTCATTACACGTTTCGTACTCAATGGTCTTTCTGGAGTAGACTTGGTCGCTTTGTCAG GAGCTCACAGTGTGGGAACAGCCCACTGCAGTGCCTTCGTCAATTCTCTATTCCCTATATCAAACAGACTTGCATCTTCCTTTGCTCAGGAATTGCTACAGATATGTCCAAACCAGCAGAGCAATAGCTTAACAGTCATGGACAAGGCGACTCCTTTTGTGTTCGACAACAAATACTTCATCAATCTGGTGGAAGGGCAAGTGTTGTTTGATTCAGACACTGCTCTTCTCCAAAACTCACAGACTTCCAGTGCAGTTAAGAGTTTTGCAGATGACCAACAAGAGTTTTTCAACCAATTTGCAGAGTCATACATTAAGATGTCAATGATGAATGTGAAAACTGGGTCTACAGGTGACATCAGGAAAGTGTGCTCCCTTCTCAATTCAGAGTCGACAAATCACAAGAATTTGACTGGTTCTGTGAACATGATGTATGCAGCAACAGATACCATACGTACTGCCTCATGA